Part of the Bombina bombina isolate aBomBom1 chromosome 8, aBomBom1.pri, whole genome shotgun sequence genome is shown below.
aatgtggaaacaaatccagacaatcacattgtctgatttggaaagaatttatttgcaaattatggtggaaaataagtatttgatcaatatcaaaagttcatctcaatactttgttacatatccattgttggcaatgacagaggtcaaacgttttctgtaagtcttcacaaggttgtcacacactgttgctggtatgttggcccattcctgcatgtagatctcctctagagcagtgatattttggggctgtcggtgggcaacacagactttcaactccctccaaaggttttctatggggttgagatctggaaactggctaggccactccaggaccttgaaatgcttcttacgaagccactccttcgttgcccggggcggtgtgtttgggatcattgtcatgctgaaagactcagccacgtttcatcttcaatgcccttgctgatggaaggaggtttgcactcaaaatctcacgatacatggccccattcattctttcgttCATTTCATTcattcgtcctgttccctttgcagagaaacagccccaaagcatgatgttgccaaccccatgcttcacagtaggtatggtgttctttggttgcaactcagcattctctctcctccaaacacgacaatttgtgtttctaccaaacagttctactttggtttcatctgaccatttgacattctcccaatctgcttctggataatccaaatgctctctagcatacttcaggcaggcccagacatgtactggcttaagcagggggacacgtctggcactgcaggacatgagtccctggcagcgtagtgtgttactgatggtagcctttgttatgttggtcccagctctctgcaggtcattcactaggtccccccgtgtggttttgggatgtattctcactgttcttgtgatcattttgaccacacggggtgagatcttgtgtggagccccagattgagggagattatcagtggtcttgtatgtcttccattttctaattattgctcccacagttgatttcttcacaccaagctgcttgcctattgcagattcagtcttcccagcctggtgtaggtctacaattttgtttatggtgtccttcgacagctctttggtcttcaccatagtggagtttggagtgtgactgtttgaggttgtggacaagtgtcttttatactgataacaagttcaaacatgtgccattaatacaggtaatgagtggaggacagaggagcctcttaaagaagaagatacaggtctgtgagagccagaaatcttgcttgtttgtaggtgaccaaatacttattttccaccataatttgcaaataaattctttccaaatcagacaatgtgattgtctggatttgtttccacattttgtctctcatagttgaggtatacctatgataaaaattacaggcctctctcatcttcttaagtgggagaacatgcacaattggtggctgactaaatactttttttgccccactgtgtgtgtgtataaatatatatatatatatatatatatatatatgtataaatatatatatatatatatatacacacacacactcacacatacacacacaatgatgAGGAtccgcactctctggacttttcaAAGTGGATATTTTATAATAAactgtgatgtttcggggatcaaattctccccttcatcagaccattggtctgatgaaggggagagtttgatccccgaaacgtcatagcttataaaaaaatatatccactTTTAAAATTCCAGAGAGTTCGGATCCTCATAGTTGTGCATATCCCCAACCTTCCTGTCAGCCTGGCAAACTGTTTTGGAGGTGAGAGTGTAAATCCCTAGTGactgtgatatatacagtatatatacatatataattattatttttttgtatatattatttagtaaGTTTTGAGATGATGCACACTATTCAAGGCATACAGGCGCCTGGGGCGTAGGTTGGGCATTTTTTCTTTATAACAACACAATTAAAGCATTAATAACGGAAACAACAATTATGCtacaaattaattaataaaaattttatcaaaaatatttttttcagataatATTTCTGTTTGTATCCCTCATACAGTACAGGAGTTGAACCTATTGGCTTTCCGAGATGGCTGCAATGCATTTCACAGCAATCAGTTTCAGCCCTTTCTGGCacattaatagtttatttaaatttgtttaaatctgTCAGTGAAAAACCTGACATCACATTGACTTTCTGTTTACTCTTTGCAGTTTGCCCACCTGGACAGACCTTCCAAACATGTGCTTCCAGCTGCCCAAAGACCTGTGAAACAAGAAATAAACTTGTGCTCTGTGATAAGAAGTGCAATCAAAGATGTGGCTGTATCTCCGGAACTGTGCTGAAATCAAAGGATTCATCTGAATGTGTGCACCCCagtaaatgttaattacagacaaaATTGTTAATAAATTAGCACTTTTGATGGTGCCCTAAGAATAAACATATTATGTTTGCTGCATTTTGTTTTTTCAATAGTCAAtctccacctaccatttgccttatttggagaagctatTCCAGACTTGAGTCTgcaaacaacaaggctagtcatggtcattatgttagtataaaatgtattaaggctagtcatggtcattatgttagtataaaaagcattaagGCTGGTTAtggtcactatcggctagatttagagttttgtcggtaacgacccgaaaagctaacgccggctattttctggccgcaccataaaaataactctggtattgagagtccacataaaggctgcgttaggctccaaaaaaggagcgtagagcatatttaacgcagcttcaactctcgataccagagttgcttacgcaagaagccagcctcaaaaacgtgctcgtgcacgattcccccatagaaaacaatggggctgtttgagctgaaaaaaaacctaacacctgcaaaaaagccgcgttcagctcctaacgcagccccattgtttgctatgcggaaacacttcctacgtctgcacctaacaccctaacatgaaccccgaatctaaacacccctaaccttacacttattaacccctaatctgccgcccccgctatcgctgacccctgcatattattattaacccctaatctgccgctccgtaaaccgccgctacttacattatccctatgtacccctaatctgctgccctaacatcgccgacccctatattatatttattaacccctattctgccccccacaacgtcgcctccacctgcctacacttattaacccctaatctgccgagcggacctgagcgctactataataaagttattaaccccaatccgcctcactaaccctataataaatagtattaacccctaatctgccctccctaacatcgccgacacctaacttcaattattaacccctaatctgccgactggagctcaccgctattctaataaatgtattaacccctaaagctaagtctaaccctaacactaacacccccctaagttaaatataatttacatctaacgaaattaattaactcttattaaataaattattcctatttaaaactaaatacttacctgtaaaataaatcctaatatagctacactataaattataattatattatagctattttaggattaatatttattttacaggtaactttgtaattattttaaccaggtacaatagctattaaatagttaagaactatttaatagttacctagttaaaataataacaaaattacctgtaaaataaatcctaacctaagttacaattaaacctaacactacactatcattaaattaattaaataaaatatctacaattacctacaattaaacctaacactacactatcaatacattaattaaatacaatatctacaaataactacaatgaaataaactaactaaagtacaaaaaataaaaaagaactaagttacaaaaaataaaaaatatttacaaacataagaaaaatattacaacaattttaaactaatgacacctactctaagccccctaataaaataacaaagccccccaaaataaaaaaatgccctaccctattctaaattactaaagttcaaagctcttttaccttaccagccctgaacagggccctttgcggggcatgccccaagaagttcagctcttttgcctgtaaaaaaaaacatacaatacccccccccccaacattacaacccaccacccacatacccctaatctaacccaaaccccccttaaataaacctaacactaagcccctgaagatcatcctaccttgtcttcacctcaccgggtatcacaccgatccgtcctggctccgatatcttcatccaacccaagcgggggcttgacatccactgaagaagtccagaagagggtccaaagtcttcatcctatccgggaagaagagtagatccggaccggcaaccatcatcttccaagcggcatcttctatcttcatccgatgaggaccggctccatcctgaagacctccaagatggcgtccctcaaattccgattggctgataggattctacttgattctgattggctgattccatcagccaatcagaatattcctaccttatttccgattggctgatagaatcctatcagccaatcggaattcgagggacgccatcttggatgacgtcccttaaaggaaccgtcattcttcagttggacgtcgccggatgaaaatgggtccgcggtggaggtcttcaggatggagccggtcctcatcggatgaagatagaagatgctgcttggaagatgatggttgccggtccggatctactcttcttcccggataggatgaagactttggaccctcttctggacttcttcagaggatgtctagcccccgcttgggttggatgaagatatcggagccaggacggatcggtgtgatacccggtgaggtgaagacaaggtaggatgatcttcaggggcttagtgttaggtttatttaaggggggtttgggttagattaggggtatgtgggtggtgggttgtaatgttgggggggggtattgtatgtttttttttacaggcaaaagagctgaacttcttggggcatgccccgcaaagggccctgttcagggctggtaaggtaaaagagctttgaactttagtaatttagaatagggtagggcattttttttattttggggggctttgttattttattagggggcttagagtaggtgtaattagtttaaaattgttgtaatatttttcttatgcttgtaaatatttttttattttttgtaacttagttcttttttattttttgtactttagttagtttatttcattgtagttatttgtaggtattgtatttaatttatttattgatagtgtagtgttaggtttaattgtaggtaattgtaggtattttatttaattaatttattgatagtgtagtgttaggtttaattgtaacttaggttaggatttattttacaggtaaatttgtaattattttaactattttagctattaaatagttcttaactatttaatagctattgtacctggttaaaataaatacaaagttacctgtaaaataaatattaatcctaaaatagctataatataattataatttatattgtagctatattaggatttattttacaggtaagtatttagctttaaataggaataatttatttaataagagttaattaatttcgttagattaaaattatatttaatttagggggtgttagtgttagggttagacttagctttaggggttaatacatttattagaatatcggtgagctccagtcggcagattaggggttaatgtttgaagttaggtgtcggcgatgttagggagggcagattaggggttaatactatttattatagggttagtgaggcggattaggggttaataactttataataatagcggtgcggtccgcacggcagattaggggttaataagtgtaggcaggtggaggcgacgttgaggggggcagattaaaggttaataaatataatataggggtcggcggtgtaaggggcagcagattaggggtacataaggataacgtagttggcggtcggcagattaggggtcaaaaaaatttaatcgagttgcggcgatgtggggggacctcggtttaggggtacataggtagtttatgggtgttagtgtactttagagtacagtagttaagagctttataaaccggcgttagcccagaaagctcttaattactgaatttttttcctgcggctggagttttgtcgttagatttctaacgctcacttcagacacgactctaaatagcggagtaagaaaaatcccattgaaaagataggatacgcaatttacgtaaggggatctgcggtatggaaaagtcgcggctgaaaagtgagcgttagacccttttttgagtgactccaaataccggaggtagcctaaaaccagcgttaggagcctctaacgctggttttcacggctaacgccaaactctaaatctaggcctaagttagtataaaaagcattaaggctagtcatggtcattatgttagtataaaaagcattaaAACAAGTCATGGTCCttatgttagtataaaaagcattaagactagtcatggtcattatgttagtataaaaagcattaagGCTGGTCCTGGTCATTGTTAGTAAAAAAAAGCATTAATGCTAGTCCTGGTCATTACATAAGTATAAAAAGTATTAAGGCTAGGCATAGTCTTTATGTTAATATAAAAAGCATTTGGGCTagtcatggtcattatgttagtataaaaagcattaaggctagtcctggtcattatgttagtataaaaagcattaaggctagtcatggtcattacgttagtataaaa
Proteins encoded:
- the LOC128638179 gene encoding cysteine-rich venom protein 6; this translates as MKFTTVILIMAIVLPCLFYKEMEANFVCPPGQTFQTCASSCPKTCETRNKLVLCDKKCNQRCGCISGTVLKSKDSSECVHPSKC